From one Bacillus sp. FJAT-42376 genomic stretch:
- a CDS encoding ParA family protein, whose amino-acid sequence MVKIISFFNHKGGVSKTTTTFHLGWILAELGKKVLLVDADPQCNLTGVSLSLTGNDNFEEFYNDSNIDDIKSCLNPVFEGKPVALKPAKCFEFPGRENLFLLPGNIGFSEFDVSIGIAQELTGSLRMTQNIPGAISHLLRITGEEYKFDYILIDMSPSVSATNSNILMQSHYFIVPCSPDYFCNMAINSLSKVIPSWYDTYNSLTSHSVFKDAVYKMPETKPKFIGTILQRYRPRNGAPARAFQQWINRINSNVNENLVPVLKKNGMIINEDKFSKLGLSEEPYNITNMADFNGLIAQSQKYNVPVFALTSDQIEQVGRVLDTSEKSRDEFHKTFVNLANNVVSLTS is encoded by the coding sequence ATGGTGAAAATAATATCGTTCTTTAATCACAAGGGTGGAGTTAGTAAAACTACAACAACTTTCCATTTAGGTTGGATTTTAGCTGAGCTCGGTAAAAAAGTACTTTTAGTTGATGCTGATCCGCAGTGTAATCTAACTGGAGTATCTTTGAGTTTAACTGGCAATGATAATTTTGAAGAGTTTTACAATGATAGCAATATCGATGATATTAAAAGTTGCCTAAATCCAGTATTTGAAGGTAAACCTGTTGCATTAAAACCTGCTAAATGTTTTGAATTTCCTGGAAGGGAAAATTTATTTCTCTTACCAGGAAATATTGGTTTCTCGGAGTTTGATGTATCAATTGGAATTGCACAGGAGCTTACAGGTAGTCTGAGAATGACTCAAAACATACCCGGGGCAATTTCTCATTTATTAAGAATCACAGGTGAAGAGTATAAATTTGATTATATTTTAATAGACATGAGTCCAAGTGTTAGTGCTACTAATTCTAATATCCTTATGCAAAGCCATTACTTTATTGTTCCGTGTAGTCCAGATTACTTTTGTAATATGGCTATTAATTCACTTAGCAAAGTAATACCAAGTTGGTATGACACATACAATTCCTTAACTTCACATTCAGTATTTAAGGATGCAGTTTATAAAATGCCAGAAACCAAACCTAAATTTATTGGAACAATCCTTCAACGATATAGACCTAGAAATGGCGCGCCAGCAAGAGCTTTTCAGCAGTGGATTAATAGGATAAACTCAAATGTTAATGAAAATCTTGTTCCAGTTCTCAAAAAAAATGGCATGATTATTAACGAAGATAAATTTAGTAAGTTGGGTTTGTCTGAAGAACCATATAACATAACAAATATGGCAGATTTTAATGGATTAATAGCTCAATCCCAGAAATATAATGTTCCAGTTTTTGCGTTAACATCAGATCAGATTGAGCAGGTAGGAAGAGTATTGGATACATCTGAGAAATCAAGAGATGAATTCCATAAAACCTTTGTTAATCTCGCGAATAACGTAGTCAGCTTAACATCTTAA
- a CDS encoding SDR family oxidoreductase, translated as MSGQNETKQTLPAQEQDVQPGQETLMNPRPKFAGDFYKGSGKLEGKTAIITGGDSGIGRAVAVFFAREGADVTVAYLNEHDDAAETKRLIEQEGRSCFLIDGDIGDEGFCKQVVRETIIKFGKLDILVNNAAEQHPQENFEDITAEQLERTFKTNIFSMFHLTKAALPHLKEGSSIINTTSITAYAGSPGLIDYSATKGAITSFTRSLSGNLVKKGIRVNGVAPGPIWTPLIPSTFTEDKVAQFGADTPMQRPGQPEELAPSYVYLASADSTYVTGQVLHVNGGKVVNG; from the coding sequence ATGAGCGGACAAAACGAGACAAAACAAACTTTGCCGGCACAGGAACAGGACGTTCAGCCCGGACAGGAAACTTTAATGAATCCAAGACCGAAATTTGCAGGTGATTTTTACAAAGGCAGCGGAAAGCTTGAAGGCAAAACAGCGATTATTACGGGCGGTGACAGCGGCATTGGACGCGCAGTAGCCGTATTTTTTGCCAGAGAAGGCGCTGATGTAACCGTCGCCTATTTGAATGAACATGATGACGCTGCGGAAACGAAGCGTCTCATTGAACAGGAAGGCCGCAGCTGCTTCTTGATTGACGGGGACATCGGCGATGAAGGTTTTTGTAAACAAGTGGTTCGCGAAACCATCATTAAATTCGGCAAACTCGATATTCTTGTAAACAATGCAGCGGAACAGCATCCGCAGGAAAATTTTGAAGACATCACTGCGGAGCAGCTGGAGCGCACATTTAAAACAAATATTTTCTCCATGTTCCATCTGACAAAAGCTGCCCTTCCGCATTTAAAAGAAGGAAGCTCAATTATTAATACAACATCCATTACAGCCTATGCAGGAAGTCCAGGCCTGATCGATTACTCCGCAACAAAGGGGGCTATCACATCCTTCACCCGCTCCTTATCAGGAAATCTGGTCAAAAAAGGTATCCGCGTTAACGGAGTAGCCCCAGGCCCAATTTGGACCCCGCTGATTCCGTCGACCTTTACAGAGGATAAAGTTGCCCAATTCGGTGCAGACACACCGATGCAGCGGCCGGGACAGCCGGAAGAACTGGCACCAAGCTATGTGTATCTCGCAAGCGCAGATTCCACTTATGTAACAGGACAGGTTCTGCATGTGAATGGTGGAAAAGTTGTAAACGGCTAG